Proteins from one Candidatus Methylomirabilota bacterium genomic window:
- a CDS encoding aldolase/citrate lyase family protein, producing MRENTLRTIWKRGEAAVNGWLSIPSGFSAEVMAHQGFDSLTVDMQHGVVDYQVGVSMLQGISTTGVIPLARVPWNDPARIMKILDAGAYGVICPMVNTREQAEALVQACKYPPRGYRSWGPVRASLYMGADYGDRANEDIIVMPMIETAEALKNLDDILSVPGVDAVYVGPSDLSLAFGCKPRLDQTDAPVVEAQQVIVKACKKHGVVAGIHNATAAYAVKMIAEGYQFVTLASDSRFMAAKAAEEVEVVRKTGTEGGKLPAY from the coding sequence GTGCGCGAGAATACGCTCAGGACGATCTGGAAGCGCGGCGAGGCCGCCGTCAACGGATGGCTGTCCATTCCGTCGGGCTTCTCGGCCGAGGTGATGGCCCACCAGGGCTTCGACTCGCTGACGGTGGACATGCAGCATGGCGTGGTCGACTACCAGGTCGGCGTGTCGATGCTCCAGGGCATCTCGACGACCGGGGTGATTCCGCTGGCCCGTGTGCCGTGGAACGATCCGGCCCGCATCATGAAGATCCTGGATGCCGGCGCCTACGGGGTCATCTGCCCCATGGTCAACACGCGCGAGCAGGCCGAGGCGCTCGTCCAGGCGTGCAAGTACCCGCCGCGCGGCTACCGCAGCTGGGGCCCGGTGCGCGCGAGCCTATACATGGGGGCCGACTACGGTGACCGCGCCAACGAGGACATCATCGTGATGCCGATGATCGAGACGGCCGAGGCGCTCAAGAACCTGGACGACATCCTGAGCGTGCCGGGGGTGGACGCGGTCTACGTCGGGCCGTCGGACCTGTCGCTGGCGTTCGGCTGCAAGCCGCGGCTCGACCAGACGGACGCGCCCGTCGTCGAGGCGCAGCAGGTCATCGTCAAGGCGTGCAAGAAGCACGGCGTCGTCGCGGGCATCCACAACGCGACCGCCGCCTACGCCGTCAAGATGATCGCCGAGGGCTACCAGTTCGTCACGCTCGCCAGCGACAGCCGCTTCATGGCGGCCAAGGCCGCCGAGGAAGTCGAAG
- a CDS encoding DUF308 domain-containing protein: MATTTPQSHGWALLLLWGVSWIILGLFLLFRPGITAVLLVQFMAVFWVVGGVIDLMSGLTHAQPGRGWRIFGGLLGAVAGVILIVHPLVGAIVTIAFQYYLLAFAAIVIGVINLVGGFKPSLSWGGSLLGLVQVILGIFLVTHPVMGMLAYVPTLGCIIIVGGIVTIVAAFRVKGAMATA; encoded by the coding sequence ATGGCGACCACCACTCCGCAGTCTCACGGCTGGGCGCTCCTGCTGCTCTGGGGCGTGTCCTGGATCATCCTTGGTCTCTTCCTGCTCTTCCGGCCCGGCATCACCGCCGTCCTGCTGGTCCAGTTCATGGCCGTCTTCTGGGTAGTGGGTGGCGTGATCGACCTCATGAGCGGGCTGACCCACGCCCAGCCCGGCCGCGGCTGGCGCATCTTCGGCGGCCTCCTCGGCGCTGTCGCGGGCGTTATCCTGATCGTCCACCCCCTTGTCGGCGCCATCGTCACGATCGCCTTCCAGTATTACCTGCTGGCTTTCGCCGCCATCGTCATCGGCGTGATCAACCTGGTCGGCGGCTTCAAGCCAAGTCTCTCGTGGGGCGGCTCCCTTCTGGGCCTGGTCCAGGTGATCCTGGGCATTTTCCTGGTGACGCATCCGGTGATGGGCATGCTCGCCTATGTCCCAACGCTCGGCTGCATCATCATCGTCGGCGGCATCGTCACCATCGTCGCCGCCTTCCGCGTCAAGGGCGCGATGGCGACGGCATGA